From Parambassis ranga chromosome 9, fParRan2.1, whole genome shotgun sequence, the proteins below share one genomic window:
- the prkg1l gene encoding cGMP-dependent protein kinase 1 — translation MGTLRDLQFALQLKIEELRQRDTLIDELELELDTKDELIRRLQEELDRYRTTVSLPGPSAVSEAGSAQIEDNQRAKKLTVICEPFSLDPVTLAMVSHRSCDKSHESQRLIQAAFLKNDLLKNLDEGEVRAIIACMYRTTINQGCYVIQEGTVSAQAYVLEEGRLDMTKDGLKVLTVEPEDMFGELALLYNCTHSFSVSAQTDSKLWVIDRKSYQTILMQSGLQHLSHSVELLSSVPFLQSLPEEVIMKMSDLMEETHYTDSDYIIRQGAAGDTFYIISKGQVKVTEKKPGHEEQTVLSELSDRQWFGEKALWGEDVRSVNVMAVGDVTCLIIDRETFKQIIDGLVFDCRQEVQQNKESKVGSDVDSSLLFSSSLSDFQIICTLGVGEFGHVDLVRLKSNSKCLFAMRVLEKKLVLNNGQREHIQREGRILMEAHCPFIVRIHKTFRDAECWYILTEACLGGDLSSLLKDKGHLDECSTRFYTACVVEALTFLHSQGVVYRDVKPENVVLDEHGYAKLIGSRCLKKLEVGKKTWTFCGTLGYMAPEIILSKGHSVSADLWSLGVFVFELLSGGLPFGCADPMKILTATTRGIDQIDFPKTISKSASSLIKKLCRSNPSERLGSQRNGAKDIQKHKWFEGFNWDGLCKGTLIPPVIPKMKHRVDSSACALYAEDSAELCTGWDDF, via the exons ATGGGAACACTTCGGGACCTCCAATTTGCCCTGCAGCTGAAGATTGAGGAGCTCCGCCAGAGGGACACATTAATTGATGAATTGGAGCTGGAGTTGGACACAAAGGACGAACTCATTCGGAGACTGCAGGAAGAACTGGATCGCTACAGAACCACTGTGTCCCTCCCAGGACCTTCTGCAGTCAGCGAAG CTGGCTCAGCTCAGATTGAGGACAACCAGAGAGCCAAAAAACTGACAGTCATTTGTGAGCCCTTCAGTCTGGACCCTGTAACTCTCGCCATGgtttcacacagaagctgtgaCAAAAGCCACGA GTCTCAGAGGCTGATTCAGGCAGCCTTTTTGAAAAATGATTTGTTGAAGAACCTTGACGAAGGGGAAGTCAGAGCCATCATCGCCTGCATGTATCGCACCACCATCAATCAGGGCTGCTATGTCATTCAGGAGGGGACAGTCAGTGCTCAGGCGTACGTGTTAGAAG AAGGGAGGCTGGATATGACAAAAGATGGACTGAAGGTGCTCACGGTGGAGCCTGAGGACATGTTTGGGGAGCTAGCACTCCTCTACAACTGCACCCATTCCTTCTCTGTCTCAG cacaaacagacaGCAAGCTGTGGGTTATCGATCGCAAGAGCTACCAGACCATCCTTATGCAGAGTGGTCTCCAGCACCTCTCTCACTCAGTGGAGCTGCTTAGCAG CGTTCCTTTCCTTCAGTCACTGCCAGAGGAAGTCATCATGAAAATGTCTGATCTAATGGAAGAG ACACATTACACTGACAGTGATTACATCATTCGACAAGGGGCCGCAGGAGACACCTTTTACATCATTAGCAAAGGCCAG gTGAAAGTCACAGAAAAGAAGCCGGGGCATGAGGAGCAGACAGTCCTCTCTGAGCTGTCTGACAGACAGTGGTTTGGAGAAAAGGCTCTGTGGGG AGAGGACGTTCGGTCTGTGAATGTGATGGCTGTGGGAGACGTAACGTGTTTGATAATAGACAGAGA GACTTTCAAACAAATTATCGATGGACTGGTTTTTGACTGTCGTCAAGAGGTGCAGCAAAACAAGGAATCCAAAGTTGG GTCAGACGTGgattcctccctcctcttttcttCATCCTTAAGCGATTTTCAGATCATTTGCACTCTGGGAGTCGGGGAGTTTGGTCACGTAGACCTG GTGCGACTAAAAAGCAACAGCAAGTGTCTTTTTGCTATGAGAGTCCTTGAGAAGAAGCTTGTCCTTAACAACGGGCAGCGAGAGCACATCCAGAGAGAAGGCCGCATCCTAATGGAGGCCCATTGTCCATTCATAGTCAG GATACATAAAACATTCAGAGATGCCGAGTGCTGGTATATTTTGACAGAAGCATGTCTTGGTGGGGATTTATCCTCTCTACTCAAAGACAA AGGACATTTGGATGAGTGCAGCACCAGGTTCTACACAGCCTGTGTCGTTGAAGCGTTGACCTTCCTTCACTCTCAGGGTGTCGTCTACAGAGACGTCAAGCCTGAAAATGTTGTTCTGGATGAGCATGGTTATGCAAAACTG ATTGGCTCCAGGTGTCTGAAGAAGCTGGAGGTGGGTAAGAAAACCTGGACGTTCTGTGGTACACTGGGTTACATGGCACCTGAAATCATCCTCAGCAAAGGCCACAGTGTGTCTGCTGACCTCTGGTCACTGGGCGTTTTTGTGTTTGAACTTCTGAGTGGTGG GCTGCCATTTGGCTGCGCAGACCCGATGAAGATTCTTACTGCAACCACTCGTGGCATTGATCAGATCGACTTCCCAAAAACCATCAGCAAAAGTGCCTCCTCTCTCATAAAGAAACTGTGCAG GAGCAATCCCTCAGAGAGACTGGGCAGTCAGAGAAACGGGGCCAAGGACATTCAGAAGCACAA ATGGTTTGAAGGATTCAACTGGGACGGACTTTGTAAAGGAACGTTAATCCCTCCGGTGATTCCTAAA ATGAAGCATCGTGTAGACAGCAGTGCATGTGCTCTCTATGCTGAGGACTCGGCGGAGCTGTGCACAGGCTGGGATGATTTCTGA